The sequence GTCCAGGCCCgtctcacacacacaccccTGGTTACGTCGGCGGCTTTTGGGGAGGGGTTTTTAGAGCGTAAGGATACTCCGTAGCATTccagaaggaaaagaaaaataaaaaaaaaaaagtaaaaggTAAAACGATCCTTATCTTCCCGTGTGTCGTTCCCCGGTCCCGGTGAACTCAAAGTGTATTTTATCCATTTTTCCTTATACTGTCGCGACCACCCCCGGGTTGCCTTCACGAGACACAAATTCATCCTAGAAAAACAACTCCATCTCACTGCTCccactctttttctctcctGGAGTGAActtgtcttctcttttgCTTAATTTCAACTTGGGAATGTGAACAATCCCGTCTTCTCTTCTCGCCCTtcccctttttctcttttttctttttcttttttcttctcttttgcCCCGCACTCCCTCACGGAGATGTTGCCGCCCGTCCCCAAGCTGTCAGACTATGGGATTGATCCCGAGTACGGCTTTCTCCCCTCCGAACCACCTCTGGCACGGCTGTCTGACTACTACTCGCCATGGGAGCACGTTATCGAGAACCTGCAGTCGCTGGTGCTGAGCGGCAGACTATGGGACACCGTCAGACGCATGCCCACTCTCTCCACCGATCATCTCCACACCGCTCCCGAATGGCGACGCGCCTATGTTGTCCTCGTCTTCATGCTGCATGCGTACATCTGGTCAGGAGATAAACCTCAAGAGGTATGAAATCATATCATCCCTATTTGATTGGCAAACCgccagaaaaaaaagaaaaaagcaaaacaaaAGCCCGTCACCAATCACCCTTGTCGTCCTTGGCAGGGCTCTTTAACCGCTCCACGTGGACCTCAGATGCTGACAGTTGGGGCCCTTTTTAACTATAATAGAGAATCCCGCCGCCACTTACGATCCCTCTGTTGGAGGTCTCGGAGCATCTGGAGCTGCCGCCCGTCGCCACATATGCCGGCGTTTGTCTGTGGAACTATCGTCCCATCTTCCCCGATGAGCCGTCCCACGATCTCGAGAACCTTTCGACGCTATGTACCCTGACGGGCTCGATGGACGAGCAATGGTTCTATCTGATTTCGGTCGCCATCGAGAGTCGCGGTGCATGCACTCTGCCACTCATGCTTGACGCCATCTCAGCGGTCCGCGCAGGAGACACCAAGCAGGTGGTGGAGTCCCTTAACAGGTTCGCTGAGGTGGTCGACGAGATCAACGTCTTGCTGCAGCGCATGTACAGGCACTGCGACCCACACGTATTCTACCATCGCATCCGGCCTTTACTCGCAGGAAGTATGAACATGGAGGAGGCAGGCCTCCCCAGAGGCGTACTCATGGACGAAGGCGCCGGCAACCAGCAGTGGAAGAAGTATCGCGGCGGCAGCAACGCGCAGAGCTCCCTGATTCAATTCTTCGATATCGTTCTCGGCGTCGAGCACCGTCCCACCGGCGAGCCGCGGAGCGCACCGTCTTCCGGGGAGGACGGAACCGCCCGCCGTCGATGGCACGGCTTCATGATGGAGATGCGCGACTACATGCCCGGCCCGCACAAGCGGTTCCTCGAACACACCGCCAGCGTGGCGAACATCCGCGAATACGTCGAGGAGAACCAGACCAACCAGGAACTGACGATGGCCTTCAACGCCGCCGTCGCCATGGTCAAGGCCCTCCGCACCACCCACATCACCATGGTCTCACGCTACATCATCGTCAAGTCGCGCGAACGCAACACTGGGACCCGTCCTCTCGCGGCCGGCGCTCCGGCGCTCAACCTCGCCACGGCGTCCACCGAAGGACGCGGCTCGGGAAGCAAGAAACTCCGCGGCACCGGAGGAACCGCGCTGATCCCGTTCCTCAAGCAGGCCCGTGACGAAACCGGCGAAGCGGCCATCGGCGCCTGGGGCAAACAGGTCCTCGACTCGAAGAGGCCCGAGGTGGCCAAGGTCATCGAGCTGCCCAAGGTGGGCGAGACGATCGAGGGCAGAGTGGAGATCCTGGGCCTGGCGGGGACGTGGTCGATGGAGGAGAGCGAGGGAGGGTTGTGCCACTGGTGAAATGGGCGACAACCCCCCCGGGATTTCCTTTACCTCTATCAACCCGTGAGATACGTGATGCGTGTAATTtctccccctttttttttccttgctttcttttctgtcGTTTATATAGCGCCGCTGGTGAACCATGATATCCCACCCGGCAGCACTCTTTCGTGTGCTCGACAATAAGACccaaaaacaagaaaagaaaaagaaaaaaaataaaagaataaaaaaataattaatCGGGAATATGCTTATTCTTTCCCCTGTGCTGTGATACGGAGAGGGTTAATTTCGCGGCCTGCTCCGTCTTCACTCGATTCTTCTGTTTTCAGGGTTCGGCGTTCTAAGGATCATTGAATCGCGCGCGCACGTCTTGTTTCTGCGTGATTTTCTGGAGCCTGTTTTAGATACTCTGCTTAATTAGTTATTTTGTGTGCTAGTCTTGCTGATGTTGCCTACATGCGTCGCCTggccttttctctttctcttttgccttttttccttttttttggtttgcgcagagagagagagagagagagagagagtgcgTGCTTGAGATCCAGCCGGTTCATCACACCATCAACATGAAGACATAGTGCTTCAGCATGGTTGACCTCCGCTTACCTGGATTTGAGATATCCTAGCATAACTATATACATCGCTACACCCTAGTTACTACAGCTTACACTTGAAGAAGGGGGTGAGGGTTTAGAGTCACTTGTTCTAGGAAGAGTATATGCCTGCGTTGCTCTATGAAATTAAAACATTCCTTAATTCGAGTATACGAGTCAAAGCAATGACCTGAAAATCGAACAGTTATGTATCTGAATACCAGGAGATCTATATATGAATCTCCAGGTTATTGTCGAGGTAAATCAATAATCAAAATACCGTCGCTTTCATGGCTCCGCACGGAGTACGTATTTACAACCACCTAGCTTCTCGCGTCAACACTCAATCCCATCCCAACCCCAGCCTTCCTGATCAACGCCTTCTTCAGAAACGCTTCCCTCGCCAAGCTTCTCGTCAACTTCGCCCACGTGTCCAGTCCAACCCGCCCCTTGACGAGTCCGGTCTGCAGCGCATAGATCGCCCGCTCGATCCCGCGTTCATCCGCGACGAGGTCGTATATTTGTTTTCCGACGACGGTCGGCGGCACGAGGACTTCATCGATCGGTGGAAGACCTGAGGGATATCGGCCGGTGGAAGGCTGTTCCTCTGACGGGCCGGATGTAGATGACGACGAAGAGATTCGGGCACGCGCGTCGGCGATGATTCCGTCGGCTCGATGGAGAGATTGCTGGAGGATAGACGTATTGGATTGCAAGGTGGCGTGGAACGCGTTCAGAGCTGCGATCTCGGATTTCAGCGTGGTTATGGCTGCCTGTAAAGCTTGGGATTGGGAGTTGAGTGGTTGGAGGCCGGAGTTGGTTTTGTTGATGTTATCGTGGAGGGTCTGCGTTAGTGTGCGGGAGAGTGTTTTAAGGAGGAAGTCCTTCTCTGGATTTGGCGGGATGGGTGGCGGTGCGGCTGTGAGGGCCTGGGATGGGAGTTCTAGATCGAAGGGGGAAGTGAGAAGATCGGGAGCCGGCTGCTTCCGCCGCGCTGGCTCTTGATGTCTTGCTAATGGTTCAGGAGGTTGCTGGGAGGGCAAGGGATATTTGCCTTGTGGGATAGGTCGGTGTTGAGGCGCCGCGCCTTGCATAGTAGCTGGCTGACCATATGAAACGGGTTGACCTGATCGGTGAACCGAAACCTGTGGAGGAGGCGGGGGTGGTGGTCCGCTTTGGGCTGTTGGGGTGGTAGGGCCAAGgctctcttgttgatatccTGGATGGTGCGGCACATGTCCGTGCTGGAACCGGCTCGGAGGTTCAAGCGTGCCTGAGCCTCTGGGCTGATGTGCTGGATGGCTTACACTATGGTTAGGCGAAGCTTGACTGGGCAATGGTGGTGGTTGAACGAAGCCGCGTCTTGGATCACGGAGCTCATCGGGAAGAGGTGGAAGCGGAGGTGGCTCCGTATACTTCTCAGGTACTGGTATTTCGCCCGCCGCTTGCGGTTCGACCACTTTTCCCGGTTTCGGCGGTAGCTGCGGAGGAATCTGTGCTGGTCGAGGACTAGGGTTTGGTTGGGGTTCAGGCCTTGCAAGCTGCGGTGGAAGTGGAGGAACAGCCGGAGGGGGCCGATCGGCCTGGCGAGGTATGGGCCTGCTTATCTGCGCTTGCTTAGATGTCACGGGAGGTTCTTTGGCGAAAACCTCTCGTAGAATATATAGAAAGTCTACGATAGTAGATCGCTGAAGGGAGAAAACAACACAATCGTTAGTCCAAACAGGTATATTGGGTTATGTCTCGTGCTTACATTGCTTGCCTCCGCCCAGTGCGCCAGATAGTGGTGATATATCCGCCCCTCCCCGCTAACGTGTTGTCCCGGTCTAACGAACATATCTTTCGTCGGTGTGACATACACGATGGGCGGATCTCTCGGGTATGTAGTTGGCACCCATACTGTTATTGGAAATCGATACAACACGCCGCGAAAGGAAACAGGCAATGTGCCGAAGAGGTTAAGGAGTAGCGCAGATGCGCCGTTTTCATGCGCTGTCGGGAGGGAATGCAATTAGTATGCGATTTGCTAACACGGCGTGGAGAATCCCGTAGAAGGGGAATCTGGACTCACTATACACATCCGTCCTAGGCGAAAAATGGGGGTACTGAGCCAATAAATGCGCTACATCATTGTATGTCCTGTTGGGGTCGTGATATGCCTGGTTCGGATCTTGATTGCTCTAAGTGAGAGGAGCCCCCGGCAGAATTAGTAAATGCACAAGCTGGATGGGACACAGGATTGGGATAACACACACTTGTAAGAACACGATAGAGCCAGTCTAGTGTTCTCTGTGGCACTGTAGCCATGACTCGTAGCTATCTCCCGCTCGGCCGTGAAGGCATCATTGGAGCGGTTCATGGAGGCGTCGCAGGAGGTATGATGTATCCCCGATCTTACCCAGATTAGTCAGCAATCGCCCTGAAAACACCGCTGGCTGAGTCTTGACTCGATCGATTACTAGAAACCTGTGTACTCTAGGCTTGCGATCACTTGAGGAATTGGACAATGTTCCATTGGtaatatatgtatgtatgagCAATCCACGAAGTAAACCATGACACCTCACCGCACGAAACGTCAAGCAAATATCGCTTTTTTTGACACGATATAACAAGGAGAAACGGGAACGGGAGCGGGTAGATATTAGAAAAAATAGTTCCTTCAAACAGCCCATTATCATTCTCGCGCGCACTCCCATATCTGCAAGCCATCCCAAGCAATAGGGACTCGAAAAATTAAGACAAACCAAAAGTCACATTCGTCCTTGCCCAGCTTTATGCCAGAAACAATTTCCTTCTAGTCTCTCGTATTTATTGGCCCTTTTCAATATCGACGGTAAAATCACGGTCCACGCGGATTTCAATAGCATCAATATCCGGATAAAGGCGATCTAAATGGTCGGGAGAGGAGGTACGCTTTGCAACGAGGGTCGAAGCCATTGACGTCTGTGCCGCGGAGGAGCCCTGAGTGAAGAGATGCCGCTGTTGAGTCGGACCCCTATTATCGCCTTCAAAGCTGTTTTTGACTGCTTGGGCTGCCCACATGGAGGAAAGAGGCAATGAAAGTGTCACTAGCGTAAGGACAAGTGGAGCCATTTCAGCAGCGTCGATAAAGTGGTGCAAGATGGAGAAAATAGCTAAGTCGTGAGTTAGACGCCGCGCTGACATATGTAAGGGTGTACTGGAATGGAGGGAGGTATCATACCCGGAACGATCATTGACTGGCAGGACATAATAAACATCACCTGCATTGCTCCAAAACCAGTCAAACCCAACGTCCGACGAGCATAAATGGCGAAACCGAGTTTTGCAACAAATATTGTGCTAAAATAGCAGATGCTCACGGTGGTGAGAATATTTGTTAGGCTCTGAAGCCATATAAATGACGCAAAGGATTTCAGATTTATGGTTGCTCTGCAATTCTCAATTGTCTGCATCAGTCGACATCCTATGGCGGCAAGAACCAACACCACGGAGAAGCTCAGAGCCAGACGCCGATAGGCACTTCGGATTGTCGAACACAGGACGTGGGTTTGGAACAGCAACGATACTTCAACGCAAATCAGCAATAGGGCGTGGAGGATCGCGCCCAGAAATGTGTTAGCGTAAGCACCGACCGAAACTCTAGAGAAATCCGGCGCAAGCATAGCATAAACATCCGAAAATCCGGTTGTATAATAGATGCAAGAGCAGAGGATGCGCCCGAAGTTAAGTACCAAGGCTACAGCGTTCAGCATGAAGACTGGCGATCGCCTCTTGCCCGGTGGTGTTAGCAGCAATAGGATGATTATCATCGTAAGCGACGCGCCAAGCTGACAGCCATATGCAATGCTTTGGTTGGTGTTGTCTCGTAATATCCAATCGATTTCTGCGAGGGATCTATGAAAATCGGTGCCGTTGGGATAGTAAAGGCGAACTGGTTGAGTAAAAGGGTCAAAGTCGTTACCGAATCCGGATGTGTCAACCATATTGCTCAGGTTCAGTAGAAATGAGTCAAGATATAAAAAGTGTAACTTCCTTCCTGGGTCTTGGGTATCTCAAATTGCCTCGTGATGAAAGACTGCTAATGAGAAAACATGAAGACCAGAGATGAGTTTTGCAGGGAAGCTTAACGAAGACGAGAAAACCAGAGCTCTCTCCGGGGTCCATTTGCTATGTTGATGAATTGCATATTTGATCTCAGATAATAGTAAAAGATAATGGACAAAAGGAGGGTGGGGTCATTAAGCAAGCAATCCATAGAATTTGCCCCGGACATATATTCAGGGCCAGGCGGACAATCCTAGACAGCAGAGCAGCGATCATCTTGGAGCAGTAGGACAAACAGAATTCATACATaaaagaagaatatgaagagCACAGAAGAGCAAGCAGCTGAATGGATAGGCTGAGGTGTCAAAGTAGGTAATGGATTGTTTGTCAGCAGCCGGGCCGGCAGCACCAAAAGCCACAATGCAAAGAACAATACTAATGCAGGTTCATATTGATGCAGAGAACAATACTAAGCCAGACAACCTCACGCCAGACCCCAAACACTAAATATAAAGCTTACAGAGCGTTCTGCACAGTTGTTCACAACCCAGAACCACCCTATCAGCATGCTGATAAATTGGGGAAAGTGGCAAGGGCTGATCATACAAAGCCATCTTCTGCTGGCAATTAAGATCTTTTTTTGGAACAACCCGCA is a genomic window of Coccidioides posadasii str. Silveira chromosome 3, complete sequence containing:
- a CDS encoding uncharacterized protein (EggNog:ENOG410PQXS~COG:T~TransMembrane:7 (o47-66i78-100o120-144i156-177o197-220i232-257o269-289i)~BUSCO:10311at33183), whose protein sequence is MVDTSGFGNDFDPFTQPVRLYYPNGTDFHRSLAEIDWILRDNTNQSIAYGCQLGASLTMIIILLLLTPPGKRRSPVFMLNAVALVLNFGRILCSCIYYTTGFSDVYAMLAPDFSRVSVGAYANTFLGAILHALLLICVEVSLLFQTHVLCSTIRSAYRRLALSFSVVLVLAAIGCRLMQTIENCRATINLKSFASFIWLQSLTNILTTVSICYFSTIFVAKLGFAIYARRTLGLTGFGAMQVMFIMSCQSMIVPAIFSILHHFIDAAEMAPLVLTLVTLSLPLSSMWAAQAVKNSFEGDNRGPTQQRHLFTQGSSAAQTSMASTLVAKRTSSPDHLDRLYPDIDAIEIRVDRDFTVDIEKGQ
- a CDS encoding uncharacterized protein (EggNog:ENOG410PR05~COG:O,U~BUSCO:7053at33183) translates to MATVPQRTLDWLYRVLTSSNQDPNQAYHDPNRTYNDVAHLLAQYPHFSPRTDVYTHENGASALLLNLFGTLPVSFRGVLYRFPITVWVPTTYPRDPPIVYVTPTKDMFVRPGQHVSGEGRIYHHYLAHWAEASNRSTIVDFLYILREVFAKEPPVTSKQAQISRPIPRQADRPPPAVPPLPPQLARPEPQPNPSPRPAQIPPQLPPKPGKVVEPQAAGEIPVPEKYTEPPPLPPLPDELRDPRRGFVQPPPLPSQASPNHSVSHPAHQPRGSGTLEPPSRFQHGHVPHHPGYQQESLGPTTPTAQSGPPPPPPPQVSVHRSGQPVSYGQPATMQGAAPQHRPIPQGKYPLPSQQPPEPLARHQEPARRKQPAPDLLTSPFDLELPSQALTAAPPPIPPNPEKDFLLKTLSRTLTQTLHDNINKTNSGLQPLNSQSQALQAAITTLKSEIAALNAFHATLQSNTSILQQSLHRADGIIADARARISSSSSTSGPSEEQPSTGRYPSGLPPIDEVLVPPTVVGKQIYDLVADERGIERAIYALQTGLVKGRVGLDTWAKLTRSLAREAFLKKALIRKAGVGMGLSVDARS
- a CDS encoding uncharacterized protein (EggNog:ENOG410PFRQ~COG:E~BUSCO:8159at33183) yields the protein MLPPVPKLSDYGIDPEYGFLPSEPPLARLSDYYSPWEHVIENLQSLVLSGRLWDTVRRMPTLSTDHLHTAPEWRRAYVVLVFMLHAYIWSGDKPQERIPPPLTIPLLEVSEHLELPPVATYAGVCLWNYRPIFPDEPSHDLENLSTLCTLTGSMDEQWFYLISVAIESRGACTLPLMLDAISAVRAGDTKQVVESLNRFAEVVDEINVLLQRMYRHCDPHVFYHRIRPLLAGSMNMEEAGLPRGVLMDEGAGNQQWKKYRGGSNAQSSLIQFFDIVLGVEHRPTGEPRSAPSSGEDGTARRRWHGFMMEMRDYMPGPHKRFLEHTASVANIREYVEENQTNQELTMAFNAAVAMVKALRTTHITMVSRYIIVKSRERNTGTRPLAAGAPALNLATASTEGRGSGSKKLRGTGGTALIPFLKQARDETGEAAIGAWGKQVLDSKRPEVAKVIELPKVGETIEGRVEILGLAGTWSMEESEGGLCHW